The DNA sequence AGGTTAGTAGAGGAGTCTCTCGAGAATGGAATAGTAGAATGTGTAGAATGCGTGATTTGACAAGTCGAATTCTACACTGGCGTCTTGCACGAAATCCCCTCAAGTACACCTGTTGACCGCTTCCACACGCCCGAAAGCCCAAGGCAATAAATCCCATGCGACTCTTCGCCTCGTGCAGTTTAGCAACCTGTAGAATCTAGCAAGATGTAAATTCTTCCGCAACTGTTTTCCACATGTGTTCTCTTCGCCTGTATCCAAGTTAGTGACTTGGAGTAAATATTCAGATGACTTCTTACTAAAACTCCTAGCATTGACCGTCGAAATGTAGGGCGCAGTAAAAGCCTCGGCCATTAGCACTAGGGAGACACGCGCCTTTGAAAGGATTGCCCTTTGTTACAAAAGTTAGTCAATTTCTCCACTCATCCTGGAAGTAGCACACGGACAGAACGGTCGAGACTGTTGCAGGAGTCACATTTTTTGGCATCTTGGCATATTTCGTCGTCATCAAGATAGGCCGTGGCAAGAAGTGGAAGAAgagcgaggacagcgaggaaGCTTACATGTCTCTCGTTGACATGTTATTTCGGCGGTAAGCAAGCTGGGACCCTCGCCTCCTAAGATAGACTTACTTTATCGTTGGACTAATTGGGAGACTGATCATTTATGTACATGGGCGAGACGGCTGCGGGGTATCGGGATATCTTTCCCACGATGTGGCACGTGCAGAGATCGCAGTAGTTCTAACACTGTCAGAGGAGGTGGCCTTTTGGCGGCTTCTTATTGATTGCTGTGAGCAGAATGTAAGATGGTCCTCGCCTGCTCTCAGTCCATCAAGAGATGCAGAGTATTCACTGTCCCAGGTGGTGCATCCAGCGTCTGTGTGGTCGTTCAGGTGTTAGGAGAACCGCAGTAGTTGCTGTAATGGTAATCCCTTTTAGTCTTGCCCACCTCCTGCGACTCGGGGGCATTGGAGAATCTCTCATAAAAAGCAGCTACGGTCGCATTATCGTCTAGACCCACTATATAGCGAGCACTCAAAGTATCTTATCAAAGTCAGTGTGATCACCATACTACGCGTGCTGTGAAGGACGTACCGTAACAAAATCCTCTGATCATTTCAACCATGTATTCTCTTTCGCCGTTATAACGATAAATTTGTGCGGTGATAGCTGTGGACAGGTTGGCTCGGCAGGTAGTTCCGAGATCAGCCTCTAGGCTGCAGATCAGAGGAGCAACGTAAATAGAAGGTGTGTCTTTACCATGCAGTATCTCGGTATTGTAGTATCAAGCATGCGATGTTGATACTGATACAATGACGGTGCATCTGATTGCGAAACCTACTCGATCCTGCCCAAGTGGCGTTGGCCAAACGACGAACCCGCCGCCCCGCCTCGTTCACCGGATATGTATGAAAGTCGCGCGAGCCTTTACCTTGTTCGCAAGTTCTTGTAGTACTATAACCCACAACTCCGTTCTTCGTTCTTCGTTCTTCCTTCTCAAGCTTGTTTTGGTGTAGGTAGTTGAGTCTTGAAACAGGAAAAGTACGATATCGGTAGATCAAGTCGGCCCCGCCTTCATCCGCTCCTCCACGCTTCACCGGCTATCCCCTCGGACCTACAACGGCCTTTTTAACATCCGCATTTCAGGTTTCTGGATGAGATTCTGCGAGATATTAGTGCATTTTGAAACAGGCCCCTCTGAGTGGGTCCTCGGCCGTTTATTCATTGGTTGAAGCTGATCCGTTCGGCGTTGTGACTAGTGGCTCTAACCGTTTAACGTGGTCATGCGGGATTAAGACCCTGCATGCAATTGCTACCCAAGGCGTGCGGGCTGGGAAAAGTAGTGGGAGGTTGGAGAGCTGGGATGAACAATTAGCGCTCGGTGAGATTGTGGGGGCGACTATTGAGGACATGAATCTGAACATTGCTGATTGCATGATGGGGCGTCGACTAACCAGCATGTGTGCAGACTATAACAGGTTGTTGTTTTGGTATGTGGAGTGGTGGCACGGATAACCCGGACTTAATGATCAGGCACAGGAGTCACGCGAGAGGATGCAAGTAGTTGACGGAAGGTCCGCTTGATGAGACAATTGATTGTTTGTAAACAAAGATAACCGCTAAGTCGTTCAACACCGTTCCGTGCATGCCAATGGCATATGCTGACTATGAAACCCAAACGCCAACCGCTCTCATGAAATGGAACCAAGCAATAATCTTGGGCCATGTATCGCTAATGTACAAGGCGTCGCGGACGCTTGAATAGAAAGTCGTCGAGAATTATTGACGACGGTGATTATGAGCTGTTGGAGCGGACGGAGTCGTTGGATGAAGAGGCTCCACTCCGTCGGCGGGCCGAGTCGGTGGCAGTGGTGAGCTGGCGCTTGGTGTGCTCGTGCATGATCCTAGCAGAATGTCAGTGCTTGTTGCAAGTCACATGGAACGTCGCAACATACCTTTGGTACTCAGACATGGCTCGGTCCGGGTCGTTGAGGTCAAAGTGGTTGGCAAAGTTGTGCTGAGCGCTCATGGGCTCAGAGAAGCCATCGGAGACGTAGACTTGTTGGCGAGACTCAGTCATGGCGGCCATTGTAGAGGATGTTTAGTAGAGATGTAGTGGTGTTGATGTTCAAAGGCTTAAGTAAGCTGGAGAGATATGGGGAATGTAGATCGAAGATTTGTATGTGAATCGATGAGCcagatgatgaagatgggAATTTTGGAATCAGCAAGCGGGATGTGAAATATATACCTTCTGGCGTCTCACAACGCACGCGCAACCTAGGCGGACGGAACGACAAGTACCCTTCTCACCGCGCAGGGCAAAAGATCGGCCCTTGATTGTCGGCTCTCTCTCCAAGGGCCCAGGGGACCCACCCACATATCCGCAAGCTTCGGCGCCCAAAGCGAGGGATCTACAG is a window from the Pyrenophora tritici-repentis strain M4 chromosome 7, whole genome shotgun sequence genome containing:
- a CDS encoding Mucin domain containing protein — translated: MAAMTESRQQVYVSDGFSEPMSAQHNFANHFDLNDPDRAMSEYQRIMHEHTKRQLTTATDSARRRSGASSSNDSVRSNSS